A window of Nonomuraea angiospora genomic DNA:
GAAGACCAAGCTCGGCTACAAGGGCACCCTGCTGCCCGGCGGCTGCGAGGCCAGCGACTTCCCGTACTTCTGCATGTACGTCCGCAACGAGATCCTCAGCAACACGGACTTCGGCAAGACGAAGAAGGCCAGGACCGCGTTCCTCAACCGGGGCGGCCTGACCATCCAGACCACGCTCGACCCGAAGATGCAGAAGGCCGCCGAGCGGGCGATCAAGAAGCACGTGTTCGCCTCCGACAACCCGGTCGCCTCCGAGGCGCTCGTCCAGCCGGGCACGGGCGCGATCAAGGCCATGGCCGCCAGCCGCAAGTACGGCACCAACAAGCGCAAGAACGAGATGTCCTACAACCTCGTCGCCAACGCGGTGCACGGCGGCGGCACCGGGTTCCAGGCGGGCTCGACGTTCAAGACGTTCACCCTGCTCACCGCCCTCAAGCAGGGCATGAAGATCAACGACGGGATCTCGGTCGGCGAGGGCTACCGCGCTCCCGCCTACTGGTCGTTCAAGAACTGCAAGGGCCAGAACATGGGCGAGCCCACCTTCACGGTCACCAACGCCGAGGGCGGCGGCGGTGGCTTCAAGTCGCTGGCCACCGGCACCTGGGGCTCGGTCAACACCTTCTTCATGGCGCTGGAGCAGAAGGTGGGCCTGTGCAACGTGGTCAAGACGGCCAAGTCGCTGGGCATCGAGCGCTCCGACGGGCTGGACCTGCAGGAGTACGAGACGTTCACGCTCGGCATCAACGAGATGGACCCGGTGACGGTGGCCAACGCCTACGCCGCGATCGGCGCGCGCGGCAAGTACTGCGAGCCGATGGCCATCTCCTCGATCAAGGACCGCGACGGCAAGGTCACGAACTACAAGCCCAAGTGCAAGCAGGCGCTCGACCCTGAGGTCGCGGACGCCGCCTCGAGCATCCTGTCCGGCGTGTTCACCAGGGGCACCATGAAGGGCGTCGGCGGCATCGGCCGACCGGCCGCCGGCAAGACCGGCACCACGGACGAGCAGTCCACCGCCTGGTTCGCCGGATACACCCCCGACCTCGCCGGCGCGGTCAGCATCGGTGACCCGCGCGGCGCGGTGACGCACAAGCTGAACAACATCACCATCGGCGGCAAGTACTACGGCTCGGTCTTCGGGGCCTCCATCCCCGGCCCGATCTGGAAGGACACCATGCTGTCCGCGCTCAAGGGCATCCCGGCGACGGACTTCACCCCGGTGAACACCGCGCGCTTCGGCGGCTGCGGTTCGAACTGCCAGCCCCGGCAGCCGGTCCGCCCCCAGCCGGACAGCAACACGGACGGCGGACTCGACGAGGCACAGATCGACACAACGGTGACTCACTGACCGGATACGGCGAAAACAGACACGCAAATATTGCGGGATCAACCTTCGGCACAAAAACAACTGTCGGTTATCAGGGCCTCTAGCTGAGCAAATTCGGAGTGCGTCCGCACAGTGGGACGCACTCCCAGCAAAGGCCCTATTAACAGCGACGAAACATTGGTAACGTGGGAGCGCTCCCAGGATCTTTTCCGCGAGGTGCTCCATGACCGAGCAGCCCACACTGGCACAGGTGGCGGCCGCTGCAGGGGTTTCCCCCGCGACCGCATCTCGAGTCCTCACGGGCTCGGTGCGGGTCAGTACCTCGACCCGCCGGCAAGTCTACGACGCCGTGTCCCGAATGGGATACGTCCGCCAACGAGCCCCCCGGGGAACGGCCGCCAAGACCATGGCCGACGGCGTCACGGCGGTGATCTGCGACCACCTCCCACGCCTGTTCTCCGAGCCCTACTACGCACGGCTCCTGTCCGCCGCAGGAGCCGTGATCGCCGAACACGGCACCCATCTCATGGTGACCACCGTCACGCCCACGTCGTCCGTACTGCCCGCATTGTCCGGGGCGGTACTGATCGTGGGCGCGCGCGAGCGTCACCCCCTGGCGATCAAGCTGTCCACCTCGGGCGTCCCCGTGCGCAACATCGGCCGCCCGCCACACGATCTCAAACTCCCGTACGCCGACGTGAACAACCTCGACGGCGGCCGCCAGGCGGCGGAGCACTTCCTGTTGTCCGGCCGCCGCAACGTCGCCGCCATCGGGGGGCCACCTTCCTTACCCGGCGCGCGGGACCGATTAGAGGGCCTGGTACGCACCCTGCAGGCGGCGGGCGCGCCCGACGTGCCCGTGGCCTACGGGGACTTCA
This region includes:
- a CDS encoding LacI family DNA-binding transcriptional regulator yields the protein MTEQPTLAQVAAAAGVSPATASRVLTGSVRVSTSTRRQVYDAVSRMGYVRQRAPRGTAAKTMADGVTAVICDHLPRLFSEPYYARLLSAAGAVIAEHGTHLMVTTVTPTSSVLPALSGAVLIVGARERHPLAIKLSTSGVPVRNIGRPPHDLKLPYADVNNLDGGRQAAEHFLLSGRRNVAAIGGPPSLPGARDRLEGLVRTLQAAGAPDVPVAYGDFTAASGTHAMQWLLRHAPGLDAVFVASDLMAAGAIQALRRAGRKVPADVAVIGFDDAPVARHTVPALTTIRQPVEELATVATRLLLTGAAGIDPVLPTELVVRESA
- a CDS encoding transglycosylase domain-containing protein, whose protein sequence is MSSIARLTGAAAAAGVVAAAIALPAVGGTGAMFVSASEDLGLKARDLKEPPLAEKTTVLDATGKPIATFYEEYRENVKLEDIAEIMKTAIISIEDYRFYEHGPIDIEGTVRALAKNFASGGIAQGGSSITQQYVKQVLLNSATTAKEKNKALEASYARKLNELRYAMAIEQKYTKDQILEKYLNIAYFGARAYGIEAAAKRFFGVKAADLTLPQAATLAGAVQDPLQTDPSRGKEFKERLLLRRNVVLDRMAELKKITPEQAAEAKKTKLGYKGTLLPGGCEASDFPYFCMYVRNEILSNTDFGKTKKARTAFLNRGGLTIQTTLDPKMQKAAERAIKKHVFASDNPVASEALVQPGTGAIKAMAASRKYGTNKRKNEMSYNLVANAVHGGGTGFQAGSTFKTFTLLTALKQGMKINDGISVGEGYRAPAYWSFKNCKGQNMGEPTFTVTNAEGGGGGFKSLATGTWGSVNTFFMALEQKVGLCNVVKTAKSLGIERSDGLDLQEYETFTLGINEMDPVTVANAYAAIGARGKYCEPMAISSIKDRDGKVTNYKPKCKQALDPEVADAASSILSGVFTRGTMKGVGGIGRPAAGKTGTTDEQSTAWFAGYTPDLAGAVSIGDPRGAVTHKLNNITIGGKYYGSVFGASIPGPIWKDTMLSALKGIPATDFTPVNTARFGGCGSNCQPRQPVRPQPDSNTDGGLDEAQIDTTVTH